One Vigna unguiculata cultivar IT97K-499-35 chromosome 11, ASM411807v1, whole genome shotgun sequence DNA window includes the following coding sequences:
- the LOC114170216 gene encoding uncharacterized protein LOC114170216: MKNTVDAPDDWWERKILIFWAVNMQENPQYGKLRYKGLAFAHQLTTLFKDVVANGKCEWTPSIGMLPTSLDINVNDVYCPSLEGIGLNLEEGSGDSKDGSVGAINDIEGLNFNVSQGTSSQGLGTQKNGEKRKRNNNVVVKGKEKGNCLIKDS; encoded by the exons ATGAAGAATACAGTTGATGCACCAGATGATTGGTGGGAGAGAAAAATATTG ATATTCTGGGCTGTAAACATGCAAGAAAATCCTCAATATGGAAAACTTAGGTATAAGGGACTTGCATTTGCTCACCAATTGACCACACTTTTCAAAGATGTTGTGGCTAATGGAAAGTGTGAATGGACTCCCTCAATTGGAATGTTGCCTACTAGTCTTGACATAAATGTTAATGATGTGTATTGTCCAAGTTTAGAAGGCATTGGCCTTAATTTGGAGGAAGGTTCAGGTGATAGTAAAGATGGTAGTGTTGGGGCAATAAATGATATTGAAGGccttaattttaatgtttcacAAGGAACTAGTAGCCAAGGATTAGGAACACAAAAGAATGgggagaagagaaaaagaaacaataatgTTGTTGTGAAGGGTAAAGAAAAAGGCAATTGCCTCATCAAGGATAGCTGA